In Scyliorhinus torazame isolate Kashiwa2021f chromosome 9, sScyTor2.1, whole genome shotgun sequence, a single window of DNA contains:
- the LOC140430029 gene encoding uncharacterized protein: MGKCPGQPDESEALEVTQPGTQMGDRKHATDLAELQKRVLDYSSSQNIASAEQDHSKADLSKGETSALKTADQRCSYPPFQNMPMEFKGKTPLPFERATPLPSGGAIPLPYGGAIPLPSGGAMPLPSGGAIPLPFERLIPHLTQRATPPSTQRATPYKTQNVTPPSTQKVTPPSIQKVTPHTTQRVTPNTIHRVTPHTTQRVTPNTIQRVTPHTTQRVTPHSPEGMTPHSIRRVTPCSTERLTLHSSERMILLPSERLTPHSISPSSERSMPHASERAIPLPSEILTPHSISHSPERSMPHASERAIPLPSEILTPHSISHSAERSMPHASERTIPFPSEILTPHSISHSAERSMPHVSERTLPLPSEILTPHSISHSCERSMPHVSERTLPLPSEILTSHSISHSCERSMPHASERTIPLPPEIPTRRPSERETVLPSERLTPLPSERVTPLLERMVPLPFERAAPISNGSVSSVSPELDAAFYSIRESPLQYDRSSPLQRERETQTTPPTLKNEWKILFQNACCGIYRQPIMQVETREMHDDTPEIQDVIRVCLASVRSSFLLSFSMMNTIKKNIKEGFRIITIGLAFKLWEMFKKWASCSREGEGDPERMCCR; encoded by the coding sequence ATGAGTCTGAAGCTCTGGAAGTGACCCAACCAGGTACCCAAATGGGTGACCGCAAGCACGCTACAGATTTGGCAGAGCTACAGAAAAGAGTGCTAGATTACTCCAGTTCACAGAACATAGCATCCGCTGAGCAAGATCATTCAAAAGCAGATCTTTCAAAAGGGGAAACCTCAGCCCTAAAAACTGCTGACCAACGATGTTCATATCCACCATTCCAAAATATGCCAATGGAATTTAAAGGAAAGACTCCACTTCCATTTGAAAGAGCAACGCCACTTCCATCTGGAGGAGCGATACCACTTCCATATGGAGGAGCGATACCACTTCCATCTGGAGGAGCAATGCCACTTCCATCAGGAGGAGCAATACCACTTCCATTTGAAAGACTGATTCCACATTTGACTCAAAGAGCGACTCCACCTTCAACTCAAAGAGCGACTCCATATAAAACTCAAAATGTGACTCCGCCTTCAACTCAAAAAGTGACTCCACCTTCAATTCAAAAAGTAACTCCACATACAACTCAACGAGTAACTCCTAATACTATTCATAGGGTAACTCCTCATACAACTCAAAGAGTAACTCCTAATACAATTCAAAGAGTAACTCCACATACAACTCAAAGAGTAACTCCACATTCACCTGAAGGAATGACCCCGCATTCAATTCGAAGAGTGACTCCATGCTCAACAGAAAGATTGACTTTGCACTCATCTGAAAGAATGATACTGCTTCCATCCGAAAGACTGACTCCACATTCAATTTCACCTTCATCTGAAAGATCAATGCCACATGCATCTGAAAGAGCGATCCCACTTCCATCTGAAATACTGACTCCACATTCAATTTCCCATTCACCCGAAAGATCAATGCCACATGCATCTGAAAGAGCGATCCCACTTCCATCTGAAATACTGACTCCACATTCAATTTCCCATTCAGCGGAAAGATCAATGCCACATGCATCTGAAAGAACGATACCGTTTCCATCTGAAATACTGACTCCACATTCAATTTCCCATTCAGCTGAAAGATCAATGCCACATGTATCTGAAAGAACGTTACCGCTTCCATCTGAAATACTGACTCCACATTCAATTTCCCATTCATGTGAAAGATCAATGCCACATGTATCTGAAAGAACGTTACCGCTTCCATCTGAAATACTGACTTCTCATTCAATTTCCCATTCATGTGAAAGATCAATGCCACATGCGTCTGAAAGAACGATACCGCTTCCACCTGAAATACCAACTCGACGTCCATCTGAAAGGGAGACAGTACTTCCATCTGAAAGATTAACACCACTTCCATCTGAAAGGGTGACACCACTTTTAGAAAGAATGGTACCACTTCCATTTGAAAGGGCAGCTCCAATTTCAAATGGAAGTGTGTCATCAGTCTCACCTGAACTAGATGCGGCATTTTATTCCATACGTGAGTCACCATTGCAATATGACCGCAGCTCACCATTGCAACGTGAAAGGGAAACCCAGACTACTCCACCTACTCTGAAAAATGAATGGAAAATCTTGTTTCAAAATGCTTGCTGTGGTATATATAGACAACCCATCATGCAAGTAGAAACAAGAGAAATGCACGATGACACACCAGAAATTCAGGATGTTATCAGGGTTTGTTTAGCTTCTGTTCGGAGCAGTTTTCTTTTGTCTTTCAGCATGATGAACACCATCAAGAAAAATATTAAAGAAGGATTCCGTATTATAACAATCGGACTAGCCTTTAAGCTCTGGGAAATGTTCAAGAAATGGGCATCGTGTTCTAGAGAGGGCGAAGGAGATCCTGAACGGATGTGTTGTAGATAG